One part of the Algibacter sp. L1A34 genome encodes these proteins:
- a CDS encoding class I fructose-bisphosphate aldolase, whose amino-acid sequence MELEKYLKEETSYLLDHECTTISKDKINLPGPDFNDRIMASTDRSNRVLGSLQQLFDNGRLAGTGHLSLLPVDQGVEHSAGASFAPNPEYFDPENIVKLAIEGGCNAVASTLGVLGAVSRKYAHKIPFLVKLNHNELLTYPNTFDQIYFAEVEQAWNMGAVAVGATIYFGSPESDRQIQETSKAFKRAHELGMATVLWCYLRNDAFKTDKDYSVSADLTGQANHLGVTIEADIIKQKQPSNNGGFLSLKNFGKTSDLVYNKLTTDHPIDLTRYQVANCYMGRAGLINSGGASGKDDFAAAVRTAVINKRAGGMGLISGRKAFQRPMKEGVKLLNLIQDIYLDPSITIA is encoded by the coding sequence ATGGAACTTGAAAAATATTTAAAAGAAGAAACATCATATCTACTAGATCATGAATGTACAACCATTTCTAAAGATAAGATTAACCTACCAGGCCCTGATTTCAATGATCGGATTATGGCATCAACTGATAGATCAAACCGTGTTTTAGGAAGCTTACAACAGCTATTTGATAACGGAAGACTTGCTGGAACAGGACATCTTTCGCTTTTACCAGTAGATCAAGGCGTAGAACATTCCGCAGGGGCTAGTTTCGCACCAAACCCTGAGTATTTCGACCCAGAAAACATAGTAAAACTAGCTATTGAAGGCGGTTGTAATGCCGTAGCTTCAACACTTGGAGTACTTGGTGCAGTTTCTAGAAAATACGCCCATAAAATTCCTTTTTTAGTAAAATTGAATCATAACGAACTACTTACGTATCCAAACACTTTTGATCAAATCTATTTTGCCGAAGTAGAACAAGCTTGGAACATGGGAGCTGTAGCTGTAGGAGCCACCATTTACTTTGGTTCTCCAGAATCTGATAGACAAATACAAGAAACTAGCAAAGCATTTAAACGTGCACATGAGTTAGGTATGGCCACAGTACTTTGGTGTTACCTACGTAATGATGCCTTTAAAACAGATAAAGATTATTCCGTTAGTGCCGATTTAACTGGCCAAGCCAATCACCTTGGTGTAACCATTGAGGCGGATATTATTAAACAAAAACAACCAAGTAATAATGGTGGTTTTCTTTCTTTAAAAAACTTTGGAAAAACTAGCGACCTTGTTTATAACAAATTAACTACCGATCACCCTATTGATTTAACGAGATACCAAGTCGCGAATTGCTATATGGGACGAGCAGGACTTATTAACTCTGGTGGCGCTTCTGGTAAGGATGATTTTGCTGCTGCAGTGCGTACGGCCGTTATTAACAAAAGAGCTGGTGGTATGGGATTAATTTCAGGTAGAAAAGCATTTCAAAGACCTATGAAAGAAGGTGTTAAACTACTTAACCTTATTCAAGATATTTATTTAGATCCATCGATAACCATAGCTTAA
- a CDS encoding 2,3-bisphosphoglycerate-dependent phosphoglycerate mutase gives MGRLILVRHGKSLWNVKNVFTGWTDVDLAPEGINEAKKAGKLIKSNHIDIDICFSSYLKRAIRTAWLLLETAEMMHVNCQYSWKLNERHYGDWQGKNKDEVLKEVGEDYFLSVRRGYDAAPPSLSCNDKRNPKFDPNYKDLDVYGLPLGESLKDTSKRVVNYFFEAIAPEIAKDKTVLVSAHGNSLRALIEYLEHISSDEIAKVEVATGVPHMYEFDSKLNVTDHYQLK, from the coding sequence ATGGGAAGATTAATATTAGTAAGACATGGAAAAAGTCTATGGAACGTAAAAAATGTTTTTACAGGATGGACAGACGTCGACTTAGCTCCAGAAGGAATTAATGAGGCAAAAAAAGCAGGAAAACTTATAAAATCAAATCATATTGATATTGACATTTGTTTTTCTTCATACCTAAAAAGAGCCATTAGAACAGCATGGCTTTTATTAGAAACAGCAGAAATGATGCATGTAAACTGCCAATATAGCTGGAAACTGAACGAAAGACATTATGGAGATTGGCAAGGCAAAAATAAAGATGAAGTGCTAAAAGAGGTAGGAGAAGATTACTTTCTAAGTGTTCGAAGAGGTTACGATGCTGCTCCTCCGAGCCTTTCCTGCAATGATAAGCGAAATCCAAAATTCGACCCAAATTATAAAGATTTAGATGTATATGGCTTACCCTTAGGAGAATCCCTAAAAGATACATCAAAAAGAGTAGTCAATTACTTTTTTGAAGCCATCGCTCCAGAAATAGCTAAAGATAAAACGGTATTAGTATCAGCCCACGGAAATTCACTAAGAGCTCTTATAGAATACCTAGAACATATATCATCGGATGAGATTGCTAAAGTTGAAGTCGCTACAGGAGTTCCCCATATGTATGAGTTTGACAGTAAATTGAACGTAACAGATCATTATCAATTAAAATAG
- a CDS encoding STAS/SEC14 domain-containing protein: MIEQIEKFDNNVLFIEVIDGFTETDEKLCQKLFNKKIKQGFEQINVLVKLDEMKVSNSNIKAFFEDSLWLLRNYKALGQLAIVAHNKVLKALVPIDNIFFARASKGRQERYFDISQLDEAKTFVNPDNKD, translated from the coding sequence ATGATAGAACAAATTGAAAAATTCGATAACAATGTACTATTCATTGAAGTTATCGATGGATTTACAGAAACCGACGAAAAGCTTTGCCAAAAGCTCTTTAATAAAAAAATAAAACAGGGCTTTGAACAGATAAATGTATTGGTGAAATTAGATGAAATGAAAGTTTCAAATAGCAATATAAAAGCCTTTTTTGAAGATTCACTTTGGCTACTTAGAAATTATAAAGCATTAGGCCAATTAGCAATAGTTGCTCATAATAAAGTTTTGAAGGCATTGGTTCCTATTGATAACATTTTTTTCGCCAGAGCGAGTAAAGGAAGACAAGAACGTTATTTTGATATTTCTCAATTAGATGAAGCTAAAACGTTTGTAAATCCCGATAATAAAGATTAA
- a CDS encoding AtpZ/AtpI family protein, producing MKPNTEDKKNEKGFLEEVRNKEQYMLNAREEEKRSEWRGFGVFGIIGWSVSAPTVFGAVLGMWLDKNYPQTFSWTLTLLIAGLFVGCAIAWQWVDKENKSMHEHKKNKDE from the coding sequence ATGAAACCAAATACAGAAGATAAGAAAAACGAAAAAGGCTTTTTAGAAGAGGTTAGAAATAAAGAACAATACATGCTGAATGCTCGAGAAGAAGAAAAAAGGAGTGAGTGGAGAGGTTTTGGGGTATTTGGTATTATAGGTTGGTCCGTATCGGCACCTACTGTATTTGGAGCTGTTTTGGGGATGTGGTTAGATAAGAACTATCCGCAAACGTTTTCCTGGACATTAACATTGCTAATAGCTGGTTTATTTGTGGGTTGTGCTATTGCTTGGCAGTGGGTAGACAAAGAAAATAAATCAATGCACGAACATAAAAAAAATAAAGATGAATGA
- the ppsA gene encoding phosphoenolpyruvate synthase, protein MKNYIRYFDEIDINDVPIVGGKNASLGEMFQKLTSKGVQVPDGFATTAEAYWHFLQEVHIKDEIFGYLAKLDTKKFSNLKAIGATVRKAILDTELPQDIKDDIEEGYDALSKKYKGDISLAVRSSATAEDLPTASFAGQQESYLNIKGKKDLIDACKRCYASLFTDRAIKYREDNGFDHTKVALSIGVQMMVRSDLGASGVNFTLDPDTGFDQVVMVSSIYGLGENIVQGSINPDDYFVFKPGLKNDVEQPIVSRHLGSKEKTMVYDKSGSGIINLDTPMEKQEQYVLTDAEVIKLAQWSLIIEDHYKRPMDIEWAKDGQTNELFIVQARPETVQSAKTNKLKINTYTLLKKGKEITHGMGLGNKIASGKARILHSPKESDKLQKGEILVTERTNPDWDPILKKAAGIVTNQGGRTSHAAIVAREVGAAAIVGSNNATEVIKDGQEITISCAEGDTGIVYDGLLEWNETEIDLTTLGKPKTQPMLILADPDQAFKFSFYPSAGVGLMRMEFVINNSIQIHPMALKHFDTLKDQAVKDKIQKLTHHYPDKSDYFVHKLAEGIGTIAAAFYPKDVIVRTSDFKTNEYASLIGGTEFEPVESNPMLGFRGASRYYNPKYQDAFALECKALKRVRETMGLTNVKVMIPFCRTLKEAAKVVEVLEKNGLKRGENGLQLYMMTEIPNNIILAEQFAEFFDGFSIGSNDLTQLTLGVDRDSELLSDIFDINDIGVKKMIAMVIKSAHKTNTKIGLCGQAPSDFPEFAQFLVEKGINSISFNPDALISGIKNINSAEKNKATFGMAESSN, encoded by the coding sequence ATGAAAAATTACATACGTTACTTTGACGAAATTGACATTAACGATGTACCAATTGTAGGAGGCAAAAATGCTTCTCTTGGGGAAATGTTTCAAAAGCTCACCTCTAAAGGTGTTCAGGTTCCCGATGGCTTTGCTACTACGGCAGAAGCATATTGGCACTTTTTACAAGAAGTACATATAAAAGATGAGATTTTTGGTTACTTAGCAAAATTAGATACCAAAAAATTTTCTAATTTAAAAGCAATTGGAGCTACTGTAAGAAAGGCTATTCTAGATACAGAACTTCCTCAAGATATTAAAGATGATATTGAAGAAGGATACGATGCTCTATCTAAAAAATATAAAGGTGATATTTCATTGGCGGTCCGAAGTAGTGCTACAGCCGAAGACTTACCCACTGCCAGTTTTGCTGGCCAGCAAGAGAGTTATTTGAACATAAAAGGCAAAAAAGATCTTATTGATGCCTGTAAAAGATGTTACGCATCACTATTTACAGATCGTGCAATTAAATACAGAGAAGACAATGGCTTTGACCATACAAAAGTGGCTCTTTCCATTGGTGTACAAATGATGGTACGTTCAGATTTAGGAGCTTCTGGAGTAAACTTCACTTTAGATCCAGATACTGGTTTCGACCAAGTAGTAATGGTTTCCAGTATTTATGGTCTTGGTGAGAATATTGTTCAGGGTAGCATTAATCCTGATGATTATTTCGTCTTTAAACCTGGCTTAAAAAATGATGTAGAACAACCAATTGTTTCTAGACATTTAGGTAGCAAAGAAAAAACCATGGTTTATGATAAATCTGGTAGTGGAATAATAAATCTTGATACTCCTATGGAGAAACAAGAACAATATGTACTTACGGATGCCGAAGTAATAAAACTGGCACAATGGTCATTAATTATTGAGGATCACTACAAACGCCCTATGGATATTGAATGGGCAAAAGACGGACAAACAAACGAACTCTTCATTGTTCAAGCTAGACCCGAAACTGTTCAGAGTGCCAAAACGAATAAATTAAAAATCAACACCTATACCTTACTAAAAAAAGGTAAAGAAATTACTCATGGAATGGGTTTGGGAAACAAAATAGCATCGGGTAAAGCCCGAATATTACATAGCCCAAAAGAATCTGATAAGCTTCAAAAAGGTGAAATATTGGTTACCGAACGCACCAACCCCGATTGGGATCCAATTCTAAAAAAAGCAGCAGGTATTGTTACAAATCAAGGTGGACGAACCAGCCATGCAGCTATCGTTGCTCGTGAAGTAGGTGCGGCTGCAATAGTAGGAAGTAACAATGCTACAGAAGTGATTAAAGACGGACAAGAAATAACTATTTCTTGCGCAGAAGGAGATACAGGTATCGTTTACGATGGACTTTTAGAATGGAATGAAACCGAAATAGACCTAACTACCTTAGGAAAACCAAAAACCCAACCTATGCTTATTTTGGCAGATCCAGACCAAGCATTCAAATTTTCGTTTTACCCTTCCGCAGGAGTTGGATTGATGAGAATGGAGTTCGTTATTAACAACTCTATCCAAATTCACCCTATGGCCTTGAAGCATTTTGATACATTGAAAGACCAAGCGGTTAAGGATAAAATCCAGAAACTAACACATCACTATCCAGACAAGTCAGATTATTTTGTACACAAACTTGCTGAAGGTATCGGAACTATAGCAGCAGCCTTTTATCCAAAAGACGTCATTGTTCGTACTAGTGATTTTAAAACCAACGAATATGCCAGCTTAATAGGCGGCACTGAGTTTGAACCCGTAGAATCTAACCCAATGTTAGGTTTTAGAGGTGCTTCTAGATACTACAATCCTAAATACCAAGATGCTTTTGCATTAGAATGTAAAGCATTAAAAAGAGTACGAGAAACTATGGGATTAACCAACGTAAAAGTTATGATTCCATTTTGCCGTACACTAAAAGAAGCTGCAAAAGTGGTAGAGGTTTTAGAAAAAAATGGTTTGAAACGAGGTGAAAATGGACTTCAGCTTTATATGATGACCGAAATACCTAATAACATCATTTTAGCAGAACAATTTGCTGAATTCTTTGATGGATTTTCAATTGGCTCAAACGATTTGACACAATTGACATTAGGTGTAGATAGAGACTCTGAATTATTAAGTGACATCTTTGACATCAATGATATAGGAGTTAAAAAAATGATTGCAATGGTCATTAAATCTGCACATAAAACCAACACTAAAATTGGACTTTGTGGTCAGGCACCAAGTGATTTTCCCGAGTTTGCCCAGTTTCTCGTAGAAAAAGGAATAAACTCTATATCCTTTAATCCAGATGCGTTGATTTCAGGTATTAAAAACATTAATAGCGCAGAGAAAAACAAAGCCACATTTGGCATGGCAGAAAGTAGTAACTAA
- a CDS encoding heavy-metal-associated domain-containing protein, translating into MGFLEKNLIPGIHGMVFTINTKNEKDRAKVKKVLLKMPEIADVIFNTEAYPEEMTVSTNKVIAVEKLQKALIPYSFHALRKTLTGY; encoded by the coding sequence ATGGGATTTCTAGAAAAAAATTTAATACCAGGCATTCATGGTATGGTCTTTACTATCAACACTAAAAATGAAAAAGACAGAGCAAAAGTGAAAAAAGTTTTATTAAAAATGCCTGAAATAGCAGATGTAATATTTAATACAGAAGCTTACCCAGAAGAAATGACGGTAAGCACAAATAAAGTAATCGCTGTAGAAAAATTACAAAAAGCACTTATACCCTACAGTTTTCATGCTTTGCGTAAAACACTTACAGGGTATTAG
- the atpD gene encoding F0F1 ATP synthase subunit beta → MATVLKNNSKSILGKVVAVRGSVVDIWFDNNLPSINTLIHTGPDNAIAIEVLAQLDENRIRGIALTPTQGLARGMQAETDGEQLSVPVGKEIMGRMFDVFGNTIDHGEVLPELPRKSVHQLPPPLSKRSTKSEIFETGIKAIDVMVPLQHGGNAGLFGGAGVGKTVLLTEMIHNMVGYHQGISMFCGIGERCREGHELYHDMKKANVLKDMVMMFGQMNEPPGARFRVGHAALTMAEYFRDDEHRDVLLLIDNVFRFIQAGMEVSGLMGQMPSRLGYQPTLGTELSKLEERIANTNTGAITSIQAVYVPADDLTDPAAVHTFSHLSASLTLSRKRAGEGLFPAIDLLQSSSKMATPGIIGERHYHLLQQIKQTLAQYEELKDIIAMLGLEQLSVTDRATVNRARRLERFFTQPFFTTEQFSGLKGKGVKLADALDGCERILKDEFKDLPERAFYMVGTIDEAIEKAKKESKKEETKPDEEKTSTTKKETAKV, encoded by the coding sequence ATGGCAACGGTCTTGAAAAATAACAGTAAGTCTATTTTAGGTAAAGTAGTTGCTGTGAGAGGAAGTGTGGTAGATATTTGGTTTGATAATAACCTGCCATCTATTAATACTTTAATACACACAGGGCCAGATAACGCCATTGCTATTGAGGTTTTGGCTCAATTAGACGAGAATAGAATTCGGGGTATTGCTTTAACTCCAACACAAGGATTGGCAAGGGGTATGCAGGCTGAAACAGATGGCGAACAGTTGTCCGTTCCTGTAGGCAAAGAAATCATGGGGCGTATGTTCGATGTCTTTGGTAATACTATTGACCACGGAGAGGTTTTGCCAGAGTTGCCAAGGAAAAGTGTACACCAACTGCCACCACCATTATCTAAACGATCTACAAAATCTGAAATTTTTGAAACAGGAATAAAGGCTATCGATGTTATGGTACCCTTACAACATGGTGGTAATGCTGGTTTGTTTGGTGGTGCAGGTGTTGGTAAAACCGTATTGCTTACCGAGATGATACATAATATGGTAGGCTACCATCAAGGTATAAGTATGTTTTGCGGTATTGGCGAACGTTGCCGTGAAGGCCATGAGTTATACCACGATATGAAAAAAGCCAATGTATTGAAAGATATGGTAATGATGTTTGGACAAATGAACGAACCACCTGGAGCTCGTTTTAGAGTAGGACATGCCGCTCTGACTATGGCTGAATATTTTAGGGATGATGAGCATCGTGATGTACTTTTACTTATAGATAATGTGTTTCGTTTTATTCAAGCAGGAATGGAAGTTTCTGGCCTTATGGGGCAAATGCCATCAAGATTGGGTTATCAGCCTACTTTGGGTACAGAACTTTCTAAACTAGAAGAACGTATTGCAAATACTAATACAGGAGCTATTACTAGTATACAAGCGGTTTATGTACCTGCGGATGATCTTACAGATCCTGCGGCTGTGCATACGTTTTCTCACCTTTCAGCTTCATTAACCTTGTCAAGAAAAAGAGCAGGAGAGGGACTTTTTCCAGCTATAGATTTATTACAATCTAGTTCTAAAATGGCTACACCAGGAATTATAGGTGAACGCCATTATCATCTTTTACAGCAAATAAAGCAAACATTAGCTCAATATGAAGAGTTGAAAGATATCATTGCCATGTTAGGTTTAGAACAACTTTCCGTAACGGATCGTGCTACTGTAAACCGAGCAAGACGTCTAGAACGGTTCTTTACGCAGCCTTTCTTTACAACGGAACAGTTTAGCGGACTAAAAGGAAAAGGAGTGAAATTAGCAGATGCGCTTGACGGTTGCGAACGTATTCTTAAAGATGAATTTAAAGATTTGCCAGAGCGAGCTTTCTATATGGTAGGAACAATTGATGAAGCCATAGAAAAAGCAAAAAAAGAATCAAAGAAAGAAGAAACGAAACCTGATGAAGAAAAAACAAGCACTACTAAAAAGGAAACAGCTAAAGTATAA
- a CDS encoding 2-hydroxyacid dehydrogenase yields MKIAIFNVHKWEKEYLESANNGKHTLKMFDTYLSKDTVELAKGCKAICIFTEDDASTPVLDRLHELGVRYIALRSAGYNNIDVPHAQKLGIRMARVPEYSPYAIAEFTVGIMLALNRKLIRTHYRIMEMNFSLNGLVGFDMNGKTVGIIGMGKIGHIVAKILHGFGCKLLAYDFIEDPLLSLQYGVTYTSLDELCKQSDIITLHARLNTVTHHLINEERILTMKKGVMLINAGRGGLVKTQDVINGLKSGKIGYFGMDVYEEEKGLYFEDHSDDILLDDSMSRLMTLKNVLISSHQAFLTDTALKNIANTTFENLGHFEKGQICSNEIKCI; encoded by the coding sequence ATGAAAATAGCCATATTTAATGTCCACAAATGGGAAAAGGAATATTTAGAAAGTGCCAATAATGGCAAGCATACCTTAAAAATGTTCGACACATACTTATCTAAAGATACAGTTGAGCTAGCAAAAGGTTGTAAGGCTATATGCATTTTTACCGAAGATGATGCATCTACTCCAGTTTTAGATCGATTGCATGAACTTGGTGTTCGTTATATAGCGCTACGTTCAGCAGGTTATAATAATATAGATGTACCACATGCACAAAAACTAGGTATTCGCATGGCTCGAGTACCCGAATATTCTCCTTATGCTATTGCCGAATTTACTGTAGGTATTATGCTTGCGCTGAATCGAAAATTAATCCGTACCCACTATAGAATTATGGAAATGAATTTTTCTTTGAACGGGCTAGTCGGTTTTGATATGAACGGTAAAACGGTTGGCATTATTGGTATGGGTAAAATAGGTCATATCGTGGCCAAGATTTTACATGGATTTGGTTGTAAACTACTCGCCTATGATTTTATAGAAGACCCCCTTTTATCCCTACAATACGGCGTGACTTATACCAGTCTAGATGAACTTTGTAAACAATCTGATATTATAACCTTGCATGCTAGACTAAATACCGTAACTCACCATTTAATAAATGAAGAGAGAATTTTAACGATGAAAAAAGGTGTGATGCTAATCAATGCTGGTCGTGGAGGTTTAGTAAAAACACAAGATGTTATCAACGGACTTAAATCTGGCAAAATTGGCTATTTTGGAATGGATGTTTATGAAGAGGAAAAAGGACTTTATTTTGAAGACCATTCTGACGATATTCTTCTTGATGACTCCATGTCGCGATTGATGACGCTTAAAAATGTTTTAATTAGTAGTCACCAAGCTTTCTTGACAGATACGGCACTAAAAAATATAGCGAATACTACTTTTGAAAATTTGGGCCACTTTGAAAAAGGTCAAATCTGTTCAAATGAAATTAAATGTATTTAA
- a CDS encoding 1-phosphofructokinase family hexose kinase produces MTKIITLTVNPAIDKSTTVAGIGPNTKLRCSEPTFDAGGGGINISRAIHKLGGSSLCIYFAGGPSGENLKKLLNEQNIEQSIISIEGWTRENLAVTDTTTNQQYRFGMPGPAIKEKEWQNALKQLEGILNKGDYLVASGNLPPHIPDDFYVKVSQIAEKKEARFILDTSGEALMKAAKSHVYMLKPNLAELGVLTGVPSITHLDLKPLAKQFLENHDCEIIVVSLGPKGALLATKNEIVHVPAPVVHQKSTIGAGDSMVAGMVMSLIWGRTLGDMVRYGVACGTAATMHHGTQLCNKEDADKLYDWINEQKPITKTN; encoded by the coding sequence ATGACTAAAATAATCACTCTTACTGTAAACCCTGCGATTGACAAAAGTACAACCGTAGCAGGAATTGGCCCCAATACAAAACTACGTTGTTCCGAACCTACTTTCGATGCAGGTGGTGGTGGAATTAACATATCTCGAGCCATTCATAAATTAGGAGGCTCATCGCTTTGCATCTACTTTGCCGGTGGCCCTTCTGGAGAAAATTTAAAAAAACTTTTAAACGAACAAAATATAGAACAATCTATAATTTCTATTGAAGGTTGGACGCGCGAAAATCTTGCAGTTACAGACACAACCACAAATCAGCAATATAGATTTGGAATGCCTGGCCCAGCTATAAAAGAAAAAGAATGGCAAAATGCTCTAAAGCAATTAGAAGGTATTCTTAATAAAGGAGATTATTTAGTAGCTAGTGGAAATTTACCGCCTCATATACCGGACGATTTTTATGTAAAAGTAAGCCAAATAGCAGAAAAAAAAGAAGCTCGATTTATTCTTGACACCTCAGGTGAAGCACTTATGAAAGCTGCAAAATCACATGTTTATATGCTAAAACCCAACTTAGCAGAATTAGGAGTACTCACTGGAGTTCCCTCTATAACTCACTTAGACTTGAAACCCTTAGCTAAACAGTTTTTAGAAAATCATGATTGCGAAATTATTGTAGTATCCCTTGGTCCAAAAGGAGCCTTACTAGCCACTAAAAATGAAATAGTTCATGTTCCAGCTCCTGTAGTTCACCAAAAAAGTACTATTGGCGCAGGCGACAGTATGGTTGCTGGTATGGTTATGAGCTTAATATGGGGCAGAACTTTAGGAGATATGGTAAGGTACGGCGTAGCATGTGGTACTGCTGCTACAATGCATCACGGCACACAACTTTGCAATAAAGAAGATGCAGATAAACTCTACGATTGGATAAATGAACAAAAACCAATTACAAAAACAAATTAA
- a CDS encoding F0F1 ATP synthase subunit epsilon, giving the protein MDLHILLPFKIFLKISGVRRIVVDTNAGSYGFLPNRLDCVAALVPGILIYETKEGEEHFVAMDEGILTKREGFVEISVRNAIAGANLGKLRDAVESEFVNLDEEERDVRKAVAKLESEFIHGIKKLHQS; this is encoded by the coding sequence ATGGATCTACATATATTACTTCCGTTTAAGATATTTCTGAAAATTTCAGGAGTACGGCGTATTGTGGTAGATACCAATGCCGGTTCATACGGTTTTTTGCCAAATCGATTAGATTGTGTTGCTGCTCTAGTTCCTGGAATATTGATTTATGAAACAAAGGAAGGTGAAGAGCACTTTGTAGCCATGGATGAAGGTATACTAACAAAGCGAGAAGGTTTTGTTGAAATATCTGTACGAAATGCAATTGCGGGAGCTAATCTAGGAAAACTTAGAGATGCCGTAGAAAGCGAGTTTGTAAACTTAGATGAAGAAGAAAGGGATGTACGGAAAGCTGTAGCCAAATTAGAAAGTGAATTTATTCATGGTATTAAAAAACTACATCAATCATGA
- a CDS encoding ATP synthase subunit I — protein sequence MNDLVITILVLFGGSCLGFLFFGGLWLTSKKMLHSKNPVLWYLGSFFVRLSVTLLGFYYMGQNNWKYMVCCLLGFITARFIVIRLTKTKVMKPIN from the coding sequence ATGAATGATTTAGTTATAACAATATTAGTGCTTTTTGGAGGCTCTTGTTTAGGATTTCTATTCTTTGGTGGACTTTGGCTCACTTCAAAAAAAATGTTGCATTCTAAAAATCCAGTATTATGGTATTTGGGAAGTTTCTTTGTAAGATTAAGTGTTACCCTTTTAGGGTTTTATTATATGGGTCAAAACAACTGGAAATATATGGTATGCTGCCTTTTGGGCTTTATAACGGCACGTTTTATTGTTATTCGTTTAACGAAAACTAAAGTAATGAAACCCATTAATTAA
- a CDS encoding F0F1 ATP synthase subunit A translates to MELSPDETIFWQHGFITINLTLVTTWVLILILVLASILVTRKLRTDLKISRWQCVLEMLVTTMNQQIKEVGLKNSEKFLGFIGTMFIFIAFSNLCIIIPGYEPPTSSLSTTAALAICVFLATPIFGISESGILGYLKTYIEPTFMMLPFNIISELSRTLALAVRLFGNIMSGGLIITILLSIAPLFFPVLMTVLGLLTGVIQAYIFSILATVYIAAATEESDRHKERKNKIKNTSKMVIEAK, encoded by the coding sequence ATGGAACTAAGTCCCGACGAAACAATTTTTTGGCAACATGGTTTTATAACCATAAACCTTACGCTAGTAACCACATGGGTTTTAATACTTATATTGGTTTTAGCTTCTATTTTGGTAACCAGAAAATTGCGTACAGATTTAAAAATATCACGTTGGCAATGTGTTTTAGAAATGTTAGTAACCACTATGAACCAACAGATAAAGGAAGTGGGACTTAAAAATTCTGAAAAATTTCTTGGGTTTATTGGTACCATGTTCATTTTTATCGCCTTTTCGAATTTATGCATCATTATTCCAGGTTATGAACCTCCTACCAGTTCGCTTTCCACTACTGCAGCTTTAGCTATATGTGTTTTTCTAGCGACACCTATTTTTGGAATTTCAGAAAGTGGGATTTTAGGGTATTTAAAAACCTATATAGAACCCACATTTATGATGCTTCCGTTTAATATTATTAGTGAGCTGTCTCGAACGTTGGCATTAGCAGTACGTCTCTTTGGTAATATTATGAGCGGTGGTCTTATTATAACAATTCTTTTGAGTATTGCACCGCTGTTTTTTCCGGTTTTAATGACTGTTTTAGGACTTTTAACAGGAGTTATACAAGCTTATATATTTAGCATTTTGGCAACTGTTTATATCGCTGCAGCAACTGAAGAATCTGATAGGCATAAGGAGAGAAAAAATAAAATTAAGAATACATCTAAAATGGTAATTGAAGCTAAATAA
- a CDS encoding F0F1 ATP synthase subunit C — MDNSTLIAVASIVTAGLTTGIGCMIPALGQGKAISSALSSMAQQPDASQTVTRTLFVGLAMLESLAIYSFVISMILLFANPFWNFIIAK; from the coding sequence ATGGATAATTCAACATTAATCGCGGTGGCCTCAATTGTTACTGCAGGTTTAACAACAGGCATTGGCTGTATGATTCCAGCTTTGGGGCAAGGAAAAGCTATTTCATCGGCCTTAAGTTCAATGGCTCAACAACCAGATGCAAGTCAAACGGTTACGCGGACTCTTTTTGTAGGGCTCGCTATGCTTGAATCATTAGCAATCTATTCTTTTGTGATCTCAATGATTCTACTTTTTGCAAATCCTTTCTGGAACTTTATTATCGCTAAATAA